The genomic DNA TACACCTCGAATTCCGAGCGTGTGAAGAGATCGGGGTAGACTTTATAGACATTGATAAATGCTTCCCCTTGGGACAGGGCTCCTGAGTGCAGGTCTAAGATCGAGGCTCCGCCCGAGGAACCGCCTTGGGCTAAGCCTTTCTTAGCCAATGCCAAGATGGCCTCCGTTTCGGATTCTTGGAGTAGGTCATCCATGATCACTCGCCCACATTTTCGTGGCAAGCAATCTGCAATGAATCATCGCTTTTCCTTAGCCTTGTCCATATCAGCCCGTTTCGGGGCGTGTCCAAATGGTTGTTACCTTTGCTTCCGACTTTCTCGATATCTTGGCGATATGAAGGCGTACAGACCGAGTTTTGGTATCGTTTGCTCTCCAGGACCTCGCTCTGCTTGGCCATGATGGTATTGGTCTGGCCAGTTTTGGCCGTGTAGTACAAGATCATGGCGATAGCCCCAATGGTGACCATGCGGGTCCATTGTTTGTGCGAAAGAGCCGCTCCTTTGTCACTCGTTTCCGGACTGATCCGCTTGATTAATCTATCCAGAAAAAAGTATGCTCAATAACCTCAACCCTTTTCAACCCGTGACAACGGTTAATCAATCTTACTTCGGATTATAACGACCGCTGAAAGGCGTGGCTGTTTTGGGACGAGCCGTAGCGGGACGCGAGGCCGTTCCTTCGACGGATGGGTCGGATTTGGCCGCTTGGCTCGAGCGTTGGGTCACCGTCATGATGGCCCAATCCCCACACGGgtattatatattattatgACCAATATTAATCCTATGATTGAGACTCGGCGACCATCGATCCTTCTCTCGCGCTTGACACCTGGGACTATAGGTCCAATGGGAACTGAAATGGATGAACCAGCAAGAACCAGCGAACGAGTCCGTCCCACTTTTCCCAGGTAATTTCAGCCCACTACGAATCGATCGGGATTCCGGGACTTGAGACCATTCACTGGCCGACTGACTGTCGATGGGTGGCCGGCGAAAAAACTCATGACAGGACCAGACCCAACCAAAGGCAGCCCAACCGAGAGGACCGAGAGGACCGAGAGGACCAAGCGAGGCTAGATGGAGGCTGGAGAGAGCGCGAGTCACATGAGAGCACTGAGGTAGTACCGTACGAGGAATCAACACCAGGGTCCttgagacagagagagagccCTTCCAGGAATGGGAGAGATCACAGAAAACAAGAGAGGCCATGAACACGCAACAAAGAGACGACCTTTCATTCAACCTCTTAATTAGAACTTCTAATACTACTCAAAATGATAGTTTTGGAATGGCACACCTATTCAGCTTTCTTCTGattcaaatgcaataaaacATGATCATTCTTATTTGGAGGTCATTACTATGTTGAAGGTAGATGTGACTGCACTAGAAGATTCATTCTACGCCTGGGACGAAAAATCTGGCCTGGTTTCCACAGCAAAATCATGTATGTGGCACTCgaattttgagcaaaacgCAGATTCTCAGAAATCATGCTCTTTATCCTTCAGATTCAGAGCCTGGCTATCACagatgaaaaatcattttgagccattttcgaccacttgtcggaaaatggcagaaattcacTTTCAAGTAGCTTTTAGACTCGGGACATCATTTGACTTGTAACCGGAAAGAGTACCATTCTAGTTGCACCGATTCCTGCATGTGCTCCTCTCTGTACGGGGAGAATGCCAATCcatatcattttctttatttttgcatctagtcaaaaccaaattgatgcGATGTAAAGAGATTACATCGCCATAAAGTTCTACTACTAATGGGCAAACTCGACAAACGGGACATATTTGTTACTCGGCTACCCTCTGATGAAGGACGCCCCAGTGAAGCGATATTCCTACTCCGTCAGTCATCACACTCAACATTAatcattacctcaccctcggcAATGACCTCAAGGTTGAATCGGCTGGGATcgaaccatagataacttcatatatggttttctatggatCGAACCAGGGGTAGCAAATCGGAAATGAAGGTCTAAACGATTCCATGAAAAATTCCTCTTCCAGAACCCAAGAGGAGACCTCTCACAAAGTAGGGAACCGCCCTAACCAATATGCCACGCCTCCTCCGCCTTTCTAGATTTGTATTTACCGAATACATCAGATGCCATGTTTGGACACaatgacaacttttttttttggtttcatggcatttcaaattttcagagAAGAGTTTTCCCTTAATTGCTGTTCTTGTCGCAATTATCGTTCCATGTCGTTTTTAAATTCGCATGTGACATTTTCCACAAGATAAAGATTCCAAAGCCTGTTTTAAGAACTACCAAGCAACATCGTTGCCCAATTATAAAATATATATTCTTATTCAATATTTCCTCCCACCTGAATTGAAGCAACATCAAGGAATATACTTCCCATCAACAATGCAGATCCAGAANAGATTTGTATTTACCGAATACATCAGATGCCATGTTTGGACACaatgacaacttttttttggtttcatggcatttcaaattttcagagAAGAGTTTTCCCTCAATTGCTATTCTTGTCGCAATTATCGTTCCATGTCGTTTTTAAATTCGCATGTGACATTTTCCACCAGATAAAGATTCCAAAGCCTGTTTTAAGACCTACCAAGCAACATCGTTGCCTAATTATAAAATATATATTCTTATTCAATATTTCCTCCCACCTGAATTGAAGCAACATCAAGGAATATACTTCCCATCAACAATGCAGATCCAGAAATATTCAATCATATTTGCAATCACGGTGGGTGTTACCTCCGTCCTGAACAGTTCTTTATCATTGGGTGAGATCGATTGCTGATCCAAGAGAGcacctcttcttcttcttatcaGCCAGTCTTAATAACTGATCAGATTGATCAGAC from Tigriopus californicus strain San Diego chromosome 1, Tcal_SD_v2.1, whole genome shotgun sequence includes the following:
- the LOC131881633 gene encoding 2-oxoglutarate and iron-dependent oxygenase domain-containing protein 3-like, producing the protein MTVTQRSSQAAKSDPSVEGTASRPATARPKTATPFSGRYNPKLIKRISPETSDKGAALSHKQWTRMVTIGAIAMILYYTAKTGQTNTIMAKQSEVLESKRYQNSVCTPSYRQDIEKVGSKDCLPRKCGRVIMDDLLQESETEAILALAKKGLAQGGSSGGASILDLHSGALSQGEAFINVYKVYPDLFTRSEFEVYKSVKDRVKAAVAEHFGLNNDHLFLSHPTFFSRITAAPAQTLHDEYWHVHIDKETYPSFHYTSLLYLTDFGIDFQGGSFVFVDAHDNMNRTIEPRMGRVSAFTSGIENKHHVERVTSGIRYALTMGFTCDPSQAIPNPGDDLP